The following are encoded together in the Streptococcus oralis genome:
- a CDS encoding GFA family protein produces the protein MLKGSCLCKAVTYTLDEELSELVFCHCSFCRKATASAYTVNAKVSSKNLVLHGKEQLVTYSSSPGKQRYYCQNCHSQIFTAQENIPEVCALKLGTIDECDQNLQTVPKRHIFQNPAFSWLLDE, from the coding sequence ATGCTTAAAGGATCTTGTTTATGCAAAGCAGTGACCTACACTTTAGATGAGGAATTGTCGGAATTAGTTTTTTGCCACTGCTCATTCTGTCGGAAAGCAACTGCGTCTGCCTATACAGTGAATGCCAAAGTTAGCAGTAAAAACCTAGTATTGCATGGAAAAGAACAGTTGGTTACCTATAGTTCATCTCCAGGAAAACAACGCTATTACTGTCAGAACTGTCATAGTCAAATTTTCACTGCTCAAGAAAATATACCAGAAGTCTGTGCTTTAAAATTAGGTACAATAGATGAATGCGATCAGAATTTACAAACGGTTCCCAAACGTCATATTTTTCAGAACCCAGCTTTTTCTTGGTTGCTTGATGAATAA